The sequence below is a genomic window from Babesia bigemina genome assembly Bbig001, chromosome : II.
ACGGTTGTCCGGGTCTGCGGTGGGTTTTGTGGCCGGCGTCCACGATCACGTGCTGTAAATAAAATATATCCGCAGTGCCCGGTCACATCACATCCGCGGCACTATAACGGCGACTACGTTCAGCCGAAGGTTGCGCCTTCGAGGTACCCAAAGAGTGCGGAGCTATCGGACGGCGGCGGCCTCCGGACGGCTGGTCCACGCGAGGTGTATTTTCAAAATAAGCGGCGGCAGACAACGGCAGACGAAGCTTCACTGCTGCAATACACCGACACGAATCAGCCACTGGCGCCCTTGGAAATTGCATCGACTCGGAGCATAGACATACCACATTAGGTCACGTTCATAATAATTATGTGGCATACTATTCCACTTGCCGTATGATGGGCTTGCGCTTCTCCTGGATAATTTCTCCGTCGCGGGAGTGTAGCGCTCGGTTGACGTCCTGAGCCACAATGCACCACAACACCCCATCGCTAGCTCACTTACCCTCCTGCGCTTCGCGGCGGCCTTCGCCTCCCGCAGCTTGCTCTGCTTGACCACCAGAGCAGGCTGGTGCCTCGGTTTCAGTATCCTCTTGACTTCCGGCAGATCGGCGAATTTTTCTTGCAGAGCGTTTCGATAGTTGTACGCGGCCCTCTCGCGGTGGCTCATCGGACCGAGCTTCAGCGAGGCCTCGGACTTCCAGATGCGCACGCACATATCGGAGCTGCCCGTGCACACGAACTTGCCGTCCAAAGAGTATCGGCACGACAGCACGTTCTGCATCCGCCGGTTGTAGTACGCGTCGCGACTCTTGCCCTCGAGGTTGAAGAGCCGCACGCCCTTGTCGAACGATGCGGCCACGAACTCCGTTCCAGCTGGACTGTAGTCCACATCAgttctgcgcagcacaaTAAACCAACATGGCGGCAAATGGACCCACACTGCGTTAGTGAAGCCCTTGTGCACCAACAGCGCCCTCTGCAGCCGGCGCATGTCGAAGGTGTACAGGTTAGAGTCTTCGTTCGCGATTGTGAAATGCAGCGGGTTCTGCGGGTTCCAGCAGATGGCGTTTGTGCGTTGCTGGAGCACAAGCTTGCGCAGCGGAGAGTTCGCCCGTATGTCGTACAGCCCGACCGAGTTATCggccgccgcggcggccAGCAGGTTCACCTGTTCAAACATTGAAATTAGCAACTTATAACTCACATCTGAATAGTTAAACCTGACGCAGTACAGGGCCTCGGAATCCCAGTCGAATTTCATGATGGGCGCGCTTCGCTGGCCATCCCAGACCTCCAGCGAGTCCCCGGCTGTGGCTGCGCACATTGATTTGGGCGCCGCCTCGGCGTACCTAGCAAACTCT
It includes:
- a CDS encoding ribosomal processing protein, putative, translating into MKLNVLHRRDADYVAQGPHDRPKPMRNLDPALHPLPRQREYVRAVVAAKLKRMHAKPFIAALEGHTDSVDSMSMSRRSLCDLFTGSCNGEIMMWNMLTKRKGNIIGTHEGFVKGLCTNGDGTLLYSCGHDKYLKCWKVPTSGPIEDEEPDEQGDDAGQQRSAHLQGAISDVKVRTTPPPEVGGPSDARRSILTQPAGSFLTNSTLNGLDHHWTESLLATAGDSLEVWDGQRSAPIMKFDWDSEALYCVRFNYSDVNLLAAAAADNSVGLYDIRANSPLRKLVLQQRTNAICWNPQNPLHFTIANEDSNLYTFDMRRLQRALLVHKGFTNAVTDVDYSPAGTEFVAASFDKGVRLFNLEGKSRDAYYNRRMQNVLSCRYSLDGKFVCTGSSDMCVRIWKSEASLKLGPMSHRERAAYNYRNALQEKFADLPEVKRILKPRHQPALVVKQSKLREAKAAAKRRRDVNRALHSRDGEIIQEKRKPIIRQVE